In Myxocyprinus asiaticus isolate MX2 ecotype Aquarium Trade chromosome 32, UBuf_Myxa_2, whole genome shotgun sequence, one genomic interval encodes:
- the bms1 gene encoding ribosome biogenesis protein BMS1 homolog, translated as MERKEQKRHQQKHSGPKAQKKNRKKEQGTVQEPDERKRNPRAFAFKSAVRMARTFHRAQDIKTKKHHIPLVDRTPLEHPPVVVVVMGPPKVGKSTLIRCLVKNYTRQKLSDICGPVTIVSGKKRRITFIECNNDINTMIDLAKVADLVLMLIDASFGFEMETFEFLNICQVHGFPRIMGVLTHLDSFKNNKVLRKTKKRLKHRFWTEVYQGAKLFYLSGMVYGEYQTQEVKNLGRFISVMKFRPLVWQTSHPYVVADRMEDLSDPEAIRLNPKCDRTVSLYGYLRGTFLKNKCQVHIPGVGDFSVSDVSFLPDPCPLPEKLKKRALNEKERLLYAPMAGIGGVVYDKDAVYIDMPGGLANQQQDEVRPTTELVQSLIGTQATLDAKMAASKVSLFTGTAALTPEDVLENGGKQNPEESRVWDEKAQRERRKAVFADEEEDDDESDEEEEESDEEEEEEEEEESEEEEGDAENEEGEAKQKKAMKEAAPPVKKQMFEEKEPMMEMPAFADSEDELEKSKDDDSEEEEEEDEEMEGDSAKRGSGPDSGHCSEEDDDDEDDVEDSDMEDEGNYVVKSEMSSKHPEEEEMDMEDAEMGSETAGALRWKEGLAQKATEAYLRQQRAAPNLRKLVYGTVVEEEEDSKNEEEELGGLFRVSRPEKSKKVRADAMDCSRFQPDSSHDWDQDEMLASIRDCFVTGKWEEDKDAATLLKEDGELYGDFEDLETGEVHKAKTGNKDQTEEGNLDEMDDDDDEEEEEAPLVKVDDFEAQKNKRLEKKRRLKERFDAEYDDEDATYFDDLKEEMQKQAELNRQEFEDMDDEVRVQYEGFRPGMYVRVEIPALPCEFVTNFDPHYPIILGGLGASEGNVGYLQMRLKKHRWHNRILKTRDPLILSLGWRRFQSIPLYYIEDHNGRQRLLKYTPEHMHCGATIWGPITPQGTGFLAVQTVSGVQANFRIAATGVILDLDKSVSIVKKLKLIGYPYKIFKNTCFIQGMFNTVLEVAKFEGASIRSVSGVKGQIKKALRTPPGAYRATFEDRLLMSDIVFLRSWYPVSVPQLYNPVTSLLMPVGQKDTWAGMRTLGQLKHDLGIRNKPNQDSLYKPVMRQVRHFNPLHIPKELQKALPFKSKPKKQQPKSKTPRDLKRPAVIREPHEKKVAALLSALSSVYAYKNKKAHAEQRAKHKEFMKQKEKQEAEKQKRLKEERKKIYRAMGQKEKKKLKSSLKGASKGD; from the exons ATGGAGAGGAAAGAACAGAAGCGGCACCAGCAGAAGCACAGTGGCCCCAAAGCACAGAAGAAGAACAGAAAGAAGGAGCAGGGCACCGTACAAGAGCCAGATGAGCGCAAGAGGAACCCACGAGCGTTTGCTTTCAAGTCAGCTGTGCGCATGGCAAGGACCTTCCATAG AGCTCAAGACATTAAAACTAAGAAACATCACATTCCTCTGGTAGACCGAACCCCTCTGGAGCATCCACCTGTTGTTGTGGTTGTTATGGGACCTCCAAAAGTGGGCAAAAGTACCCTCATTCGCTGCCTGGTCAAAAACTACACACGGCAGAAGCTTTCTGACATCTGTGGACCTGTGACTATAGTATCTG GAAAGAAACGCCGCATTACCTTCATTGAGTGCaacaatgacatcaacaccatgATTGATTTGGCAAAGGTTGCTGACTTG GTTCTGATGCTGATAGATGCAAGTTTTGGCTTTGAAATGGAGACTTTTGAGTTCCTAAACATTTGCCAAGTTCATGGCTTTCCTCGCATCATGGGGGTCCTCACACATCTGGACTCTTTCAAGAACAATAAGGTGTTGCGAAAAACAAAGAAACGCCTCAAACATCGGTTCTGGACTGAGGTTTACCAG GGGGCTAAACTGTTTTACCTGTCTGGAATGGTTTATGGAGAGTACCAGACACAGGAAGTGAAAAACCTTGGGCGGTTCATCTCAGTGATGAAGTTTAGGCCTCTTGTCTGGCAGACTTCTCACCCCTATGTGGTGGCTGACCG tatGGAGGATCTTTCTGATCCTGAGGCTATTAGGTTAAATCCCAAATGTGACAGAACAGTCTCTCTGTATGGCTACTTGCGTGGGACGTTTTTGAAGAATAAATGCCAGGTCCATATTCCTG GCGTAGGGGACTTCTCTGTGTCGGATGTTAGCTTCCTCCCAGACCCCTGCCCTCTACCAGAGAAGCTTAAGAAGAGAGCACTGAATGAAAAGGAACGGTTACTGTATGCCCCAATGGCTGGCATAGGGGGAGTGGTGTATGATAAAGATGCTGTCTACATCGATATGCCTGGTGGCCTTGCCAACCAGCAGCAG GATGAGGTTCGGCCCACCACTGAACTTGTTCAGTCTCTTATTGGAACTCAAGCCACTTTGGATGCAAAAATGGCGGCCAGCAAAGTGTCACTGTTCACAGGCACGGCTGCACTTACACCAGAGGATGTGCTGGAAAATGG TGGGAAGCAGAACCCTGAAGAAAGTCGTGTATGGGACGAGAAAGCTCAAAGAGAGAGGAGGAAAGCTGTCTTTGCTGATGaagaggaagatgatgatgaaagtgatgaggaggaggaggaaagtgatgaagaggaggaggaggaggaggaagaagagagtgaggaggaggagggagatGCAGAGAATGAAGAGGGAGAAGCAAAGCAGAAGAAAGCAATGAAGGAGGCAGCACCTCCTGTGAAGAAACAGATGTTTGAGGAGAAGGAGCCCATGATGGAGATGCCAGCATTTGCTGATAGTGAAGATGAACTGGAAAAGAGTAAAGATGATGAcagtgaagaagaagaagaggaggatgaggagaTGGAAGGAGATTCTGCAAAAAGAGGCTCGGGTCCAGACTCTGGTCACTGCTCagaggaagatgatgatgacGAGGATGATGTGGAAGATTCAGATATGGAGGATGAAGGAAATTATGTTGTAAAATCAGAGATGTCATCGAAGCATCCAGAAGAAGAGGAGATGGACATGGAGGATGCAGAGATGGGTTCTGAAACTGCAG GAGCACTACGGTGGAAGGAAGGGTTGGCCCAGAAAGCGACAGAGGCGTATTTAAGACAACAGCGTGCAGCCCCTAACTTGCGCAAGTTAGTTTACGGCACAG tggtggaggaggaagaggattCTAAGAATGAGGAGGAAGAACTAGGTGGTTTATTTAGAGTCAGTCGACCAGAAAAGAGTAAGAAAGTACGAGCGGATGCGATGGACTGCTCTCGCTTTCAGCCAGACAGCAGCCATGACTGGGACCAGGATGAG ATGCTAGCCTCAATCAGGGACTGTTTTGTGACTGGAAAATGGGAGGAGGACAAAGATGCTGCAACACTGCTGAAGGAAGATG GTGAACTCTATGGAGATTTTGAAGATTTGGAAACGGGGGAAGTTCACAAAGCGAAGACTGGAAATAAAGACCAAACTGAG GAAGGGAATCTTGATGAaatggatgatgatgatgatgaagaagaggaggaggctCCACTAGTGAAAGTGGAtgattttgaagctcaaaagaaCAAGCGGCTGGAAAAGAAGAGGCGGCTGAAGGAGAGGTTCGATGCAGAATATGATGATGAAGATGCAACATACTTTGATGACCTAAAGGAGGAGATGCAGAAACAGGCTGAG CTAAATAGGCAAGAGTTTGAAGACATGGATGATGAAGTTCGGGTTCAGTACGAGGGCTTTAGGCCAGGCATGTACGTGCGTGTGGAAATCCCTGCTTTACCTTGCGAGTTTGTCACTAACTTTGACCCCCACTATCCCATCATTCTTGGCGGTTTGGGAGCGAGTGAGGGCAATGTAGGCTACTTGCAG ATGCGTTTGAAGAAACACCGTTGGCACAATCGTATCCTGAAAACTCGTGACCCTCTCATTCTATCTTTGGGCTGGAGGCGTTTTCAAAGCATCCCCCTCTACTACATCGAGGACCATAATGGACGTCAGCGCCTGCTTAAGTACACACCAGAACACATGCACTGCGGTGCCACCATCTGGG GACCAATAACACCCCAGGGTACAGGCTTCTTGGCTGTACAGACTGTCTCAGGTGTGCAG gccaaTTTTCGCATCGCAGCCACAGGAGTGATTCTGGACCTGGATAAATCAGTTTCTATTGTGAAGAAGCTCAAACTAATTGGATACCCTTATAAAATCTTTAAGAACACCTGCTTTATCCAG GGAATGTTTAACACCGTTCTGGAGGTAGCGAAGTTTGAGGGTGCATCCATCCGCTCAGTCAGTGGTGTTAAAGGGCAGATAAAGAAAGCCTTACGCACACCGCCAGGCGCCTACAGAGCCACGTTTGAGGACAGACTGCTGATGAGTG ATATTGTGTTCCTGCGTTCCTGGTATCCCGTCTCGGTTCCTCAGCTCTATAATCCAGTGACGTCTCTGCTAATGCCGGTTGGACAGAAGGACACATGGGCTGGAATGAGGACACTTGGACAGCTTAAACATGACCTGGGTATCCGCAACAAACCCAACCAGGACTCTTTGTACAAG CCGGTTATGAGACAAGTTCGACACTTCAACCCCCTCCACATTCCCAAGGAGCTGCAGAAGGCCCTACCCTTCAAGAGTAAACCCAAAAAGCAACAGCCCAAGAGCAAAACCCCACGGGACCTGAAGAGACCGGCTGTCATAAGAGAGCCCCATGAGAAAAAG GTGGCAGCATTGCTCAGTGCTCTAAGCTCAGTCTACGCATACAAGAACAAGAAGGCTCATGCAGAACAGCGTGCCAAACACAAAGAATTCATGAAGCAGAAAGAGAAACAGGAAGCAGAAAAGCAGAAGAGGCTGAAGGAAGAGAGAAAGAAGATCTACCGTGCTATGGgacagaaagaaaagaagaaactTAAATCCAGTCTGAAAGGAGCATCCAAGGGTGATTGA